The Kitasatospora sp. NBC_00374 genome has a segment encoding these proteins:
- a CDS encoding LLM class flavin-dependent oxidoreductase, with product MPAAVPAPLPPLHLAVALEGTGWHPASWREPDARPRELFTAGYWADAVLEAERGLLDFVTFEDSLTLQSTRHGEPDGRTDQVRGRLDAVLTAARVAPLTRHIGLVPTVVTTHTEPFHISKAIATLDYVSTGRAGVRVQASLRADEAAHFGRRSFPVIRPDQHQDPQVQELIEETFDEAADHVEVVRRLWDSWEDDAEIRDAATGRFVDRAKLHHIDFESRHFAVRGPSVTPRPPQGQPIVTALAHATVPYRLIARSADLGYVTPHDTDRAAAIVAEIRAEQRAAGRAGEPLHLFGDLLVLLDDDPATARARRERLDARLGEPLTSDAEIFAGTPAQLADLLQERQRAGLTGFRLRPAVTGHDLRAITRGLVPELQARGAFRRAYEADTLRGLLGLTRPANRYAARTASA from the coding sequence ATGCCCGCAGCCGTACCCGCCCCCCTCCCGCCGCTCCACCTTGCCGTCGCGCTCGAAGGCACCGGCTGGCACCCCGCCTCCTGGCGGGAACCGGACGCCCGCCCGCGTGAACTGTTCACCGCCGGCTACTGGGCCGACGCCGTCCTGGAGGCCGAGCGCGGCCTGCTGGACTTCGTCACCTTCGAGGACTCCCTGACCCTGCAGAGCACCCGCCACGGTGAGCCGGACGGCCGCACCGACCAGGTCCGCGGGCGGCTCGACGCCGTCCTCACCGCGGCCCGGGTGGCCCCGCTGACCAGGCACATCGGGCTGGTACCGACGGTGGTCACCACCCACACCGAGCCGTTCCATATCTCCAAGGCGATCGCCACCCTCGACTACGTCAGCACCGGCCGGGCCGGCGTCCGCGTCCAGGCCTCGCTGCGCGCCGACGAGGCCGCGCACTTCGGCCGCCGCTCCTTCCCGGTGATCCGGCCCGACCAGCACCAGGACCCGCAGGTCCAGGAGTTGATCGAGGAGACCTTCGACGAGGCCGCCGACCACGTCGAGGTCGTCCGGCGGCTGTGGGACAGCTGGGAGGACGACGCCGAGATCCGGGACGCGGCCACCGGCCGCTTCGTCGACCGGGCGAAGCTGCACCACATCGACTTCGAGAGCCGGCACTTCGCCGTCCGCGGCCCGTCCGTCACGCCGCGGCCGCCGCAGGGCCAGCCGATCGTCACCGCGCTCGCCCACGCCACCGTCCCGTACCGGCTGATCGCCCGCTCCGCCGACCTCGGCTACGTCACCCCGCACGACACCGACCGGGCCGCGGCGATCGTCGCCGAGATCCGTGCCGAGCAGCGGGCGGCCGGCCGGGCCGGGGAGCCCCTGCACCTCTTCGGCGACCTGCTGGTCCTCCTCGACGACGACCCGGCCACCGCACGAGCCCGCCGGGAGCGGCTCGACGCCCGCCTCGGCGAGCCGCTCACCAGCGACGCCGAGATCTTCGCCGGCACCCCCGCCCAACTCGCCGACCTGCTCCAGGAACGCCAACGGGCCGGCCTGACCGGATTCCGGCTGCGCCCCGCGGTGACCGGCCACGACCTCAGGGCGATCACCCGCGGTCTCGTCCCGGAGCTCCAGGCCCGCGGTGCCTTCCGCCGCGCCTACGAGGCCGACACCCTGCGCGGCCTGCTGGGCCTCACCCGCCCCGCCAACCGCTACGCCGCCCGCACCGCAAGCGCCTGA
- a CDS encoding putative leader peptide: MRAVPDRAATVTLDPRGPRVHLYGRQHIDLQRVAGTLCPR, translated from the coding sequence GTGCGTGCCGTACCCGACCGCGCCGCCACCGTCACCCTCGACCCCCGCGGGCCCCGCGTCCACCTCTACGGACGCCAGCACATCGACCTGCAGAGGGTGGCCGGCACACTCTGTCCCCGCTGA
- a CDS encoding pyridoxal-phosphate dependent enzyme: MAVYESVDDAIGGTPLFRLTRLGEGIAAPIYAKVEFLGIGGSVKDRAALSMVLAAERDGLLRPGGTIIEASSGNTGIGLTIVGRRRGYRVIVGVSDRSSREKSDILRAYGAEVVLAPAALPKQHPDHLFNVVRRLAAEIPGAWLANQYDNPANPDAHIRTTGPEIWEQTRGRVTHFVAGIGTGGTISGTGAHLRKVSGGRVTVVGADPEASVYAGGDGSPYFVESIGHFVHPETTDDLWPQSFHPEVVDRFERIPDRESLLTARRLAREEGLLAGPSSGTAVAAALRVARELGPDDLVVVLLPDSGRSYLSKVFSDDWMRDWGFLEEPRTPEDTEPTVRALLDAPPVPGAGLPAPTADTPLGEALAVLRGAACAVAPVVAARPDRPHGISATEIVGSVSAAGIEAALAEGRARPGDPLRDHLAGPLPTVGIGRAVSEAYRALGPDHPAVVVLLDGRAVAVVPRERLRAAAAT, translated from the coding sequence GTGGCGGTCTACGAATCGGTCGACGACGCGATCGGCGGGACGCCGCTGTTCCGGCTCACCCGGCTCGGCGAGGGTATCGCCGCCCCGATCTACGCCAAGGTGGAGTTCCTCGGCATCGGCGGCAGCGTCAAGGACCGCGCCGCGCTCTCCATGGTGCTGGCCGCCGAGCGCGACGGGCTGCTGCGGCCGGGCGGGACGATCATCGAGGCGAGCTCCGGCAACACCGGGATCGGTCTGACGATCGTCGGCCGACGCCGCGGCTACCGGGTGATCGTCGGCGTCTCCGACCGCTCCTCCCGGGAGAAGTCGGACATCCTGCGGGCCTACGGCGCCGAGGTCGTCCTCGCTCCGGCGGCCCTGCCGAAGCAGCACCCCGACCACCTGTTCAACGTCGTCCGGCGGCTCGCCGCCGAGATCCCCGGCGCCTGGCTGGCGAACCAGTACGACAACCCGGCCAACCCCGACGCGCACATCCGGACCACCGGCCCGGAGATCTGGGAGCAGACCCGCGGCCGGGTGACCCACTTCGTCGCCGGGATCGGTACCGGCGGCACCATCAGCGGCACCGGCGCCCACCTCAGGAAGGTGTCCGGCGGCCGGGTCACCGTGGTCGGCGCGGACCCAGAGGCCTCGGTCTACGCCGGGGGCGACGGCAGCCCCTACTTCGTCGAGAGCATCGGCCACTTCGTCCACCCGGAGACCACCGACGACCTGTGGCCGCAGTCGTTCCACCCCGAGGTGGTGGACCGCTTCGAGCGGATCCCCGACCGGGAGTCGCTGCTGACCGCCCGTCGGCTGGCCCGCGAGGAGGGCCTGCTGGCCGGCCCGTCCTCGGGTACGGCCGTGGCGGCCGCCCTGCGGGTGGCGCGCGAACTCGGGCCGGACGACCTGGTGGTCGTGCTGCTCCCGGACTCGGGGCGCTCCTACCTCTCGAAGGTGTTCAGCGACGACTGGATGCGGGACTGGGGCTTCCTGGAGGAGCCGCGCACACCCGAGGACACCGAACCGACCGTCCGCGCCCTGCTCGACGCACCACCGGTCCCCGGCGCGGGCCTGCCCGCGCCGACCGCGGACACCCCGCTCGGCGAGGCGCTGGCCGTCCTGCGCGGCGCGGCCTGCGCCGTGGCCCCGGTGGTCGCCGCCCGACCGGACCGCCCGCACGGGATCAGCGCCACCGAGATCGTCGGATCCGTCAGTGCCGCCGGGATCGAGGCAGCCCTCGCCGAGGGCCGGGCCCGCCCCGGGGATCCGCTCCGCGACCACCTCGCCGGACCGCTGCCGACGGTCGGCATCGGCCGGGCGGTCTCCGAGGCGTACCGGGCGCTCGGCCCGGACCACCCCGCCGTCGTGGTCCTGCTCGACGGCCGGGCCGTCGCGGTCGTCCCCCGCGAGCGGCTGCGCGCCGCCGCGGCGACCTGA
- a CDS encoding HAD family acid phosphatase: MQHLRHRRRTLGAAAAVGATLALTATAPAVAAQPAAAPAASVQALGKPDVPYATWLKDVQAVADQADAYLKVRVPSAPAGERPAIVLDIDNTSLETDYSFALPTPAIQAVRDVVRSASARGVKVFFVTARPGFIDCITRYNLTAVGYPVDGLYGRSFVDLFQETGTFKTAKRAEIEKSGYTIVANIGNNTTDLVGGHAERTFKLPDYGGQLS, encoded by the coding sequence ATGCAGCACCTCCGCCATCGCCGCAGGACCCTCGGCGCCGCGGCCGCCGTGGGAGCGACGCTCGCGCTGACGGCCACCGCCCCGGCGGTCGCCGCGCAGCCCGCGGCGGCCCCGGCCGCCTCGGTGCAGGCGCTCGGCAAGCCCGACGTGCCGTACGCGACCTGGCTGAAGGACGTCCAGGCCGTGGCCGACCAGGCCGACGCCTACCTCAAGGTGCGGGTGCCGTCCGCCCCGGCGGGCGAGCGCCCGGCGATCGTCCTGGACATCGACAACACCTCGCTGGAGACGGACTACTCCTTCGCGCTGCCGACCCCCGCGATCCAGGCCGTCCGGGACGTGGTCAGATCCGCGAGCGCCCGCGGTGTGAAGGTCTTCTTCGTCACCGCCCGTCCGGGGTTCATCGACTGCATCACCAGGTACAACCTGACGGCCGTGGGATACCCCGTCGACGGCCTGTACGGCCGCTCCTTCGTGGACCTGTTCCAGGAGACCGGGACCTTCAAGACTGCCAAGCGCGCGGAGATCGAGAAGAGCGGCTACACGATCGTCGCGAACATCGGCAACAACACCACGGACCTGGTGGGCGGCCACGCCGAGCGGACCTTCAAGCTCCCGGACTACGGCGGTCAGCTGTCCTGA
- a CDS encoding SRPBCC family protein, protein MAGQFEATVEVGRPIEEVFAFLADGENDPKFSPRVLRIEKTPPGPTAVGTVFTSTVKDAGMKTGRQFRITELVAPTTVRWAEISKNIVTAGDGGYDLEALSENSTRVRIFNTLEGHGIGKLLVGFALSAARKDADAFGLRIKAAVEAS, encoded by the coding sequence ATGGCGGGTCAGTTCGAGGCCACGGTCGAGGTCGGCCGGCCCATCGAGGAGGTCTTCGCGTTCCTCGCCGACGGCGAGAACGACCCGAAGTTCAGTCCGCGAGTGCTGCGGATCGAGAAGACGCCGCCCGGCCCGACGGCGGTCGGCACCGTGTTCACCAGCACGGTCAAGGACGCCGGTATGAAGACCGGCCGGCAGTTCCGGATCACCGAGCTGGTGGCGCCGACCACGGTCCGCTGGGCCGAGATCTCCAAGAACATCGTGACGGCCGGCGACGGTGGCTACGACCTGGAGGCGCTCTCGGAGAACAGCACCCGGGTGCGGATCTTCAACACCCTCGAAGGCCACGGTATCGGCAAGCTGCTGGTCGGTTTCGCGCTGAGCGCCGCGCGCAAGGACGCCGACGCCTTCGGCCTGCGCATCAAGGCAGCCGTCGAGGCGTCCTGA